The Vidua chalybeata isolate OUT-0048 chromosome 17, bVidCha1 merged haplotype, whole genome shotgun sequence genome has a segment encoding these proteins:
- the RTEL1 gene encoding regulator of telomere elongation helicase 1 isoform X4, producing MPRITLNGITVDFPFQPYPCQEAYMAKVLECLQKKVNGILESPTGTGKTLCLLCSTLAWREHFKDTISARKIAQRMNGVELFPDRPVSSWGTAATDGDVPTYYTDIPKIIYASRTHSQLTQVINELKNTVYRPKICVLGSREQLCINPEVKRQEGNHMQIYMCRMKVMARACHFYNNVEEKSTEKELIESIMDIEDLVKNGNKHRACPYYLSRSLKQQADIIFMPYNYLLDSKEKLCEESSSFDLTPYDLASAMDAINVVLEEQAKVVQQNEINAEFNMELASSGLNMELEDIAKIKKILLQLENAIDAVELPANGNGVTKEGSYIFDLFAEAQITLQTKSSLLESLEQILQFLSGRTGIFVNTSGLHKVSDIIQTVFSMDPPEGVTTGFLPRQAISKYYKVHIHVDNGNQKKKQRTDLWNSASSKRQGKTLSYWCFSPGYSMHELVRQGVRTIILTSGTLSPLSSFTMEMQIPFPVCLENPHVIDKHQLWVGIIPKGPDGTVLTSTYERRFSEDYLSSLGKTIGNLVRVVPHGLLVFFPSYPVMDKSLEYWREHDFAKRIEEVKPMFVEPRNKGSFSEVIDAYYDKVACPKSNGAAFLAVCRGKASEGLDFADINGRGVIITGLPFPPRMEPRVILKMQFLDEMRRSGAGAQYLSGREWYSQQASRAVNQAIGRVIRHRQDYGAIFLCDHRFTTCDVRGKLPSWVRPYVNVYDNFGYAVRSVSCFFRVAQEIMPPPLPQCPPGHAGSPSESNAAPSTSSEQVLSLQKAKNLDDHVPSLKRKRKVNGDGAPSLCVEYEKEFVSPRRKCVGLLDALERSEKSSEDAEEETDFLGEEKAHRLSTLSLQYEKRLRDEQKGGRKKIKLVSNTQERSAEPAEPRKARATFYIATVKDTLSQQNYELFSKALQQYKKTDDFHAMLSQMSSLFIEDEKKHVLLRDFYQFVRPQHKKQFDEACCNLTGVGCGYKPEHSLPREEREILAKRMEEKQSQQKSTFSEASCAQLNPGLHLNQGGSHLATGLNSAGQNASAAPRKEAEKAPGSRREHHQALRTAYLSDVQRALDKSSYRQFYEALLAYKKTDDYGAMVSVIATLTTERPQDFHLLQRFYMFVRPHHKEQFRELCKDLTGMVCGDGEKQLQQLEQSEGKPQSLESCIKGISHIQDTAPSKSGAPEKIQSKISSFCFSRKSELELPKTEVSTETNNVRAPTDSEVVPIFPLEMEPECGRFHCSNCKSEDDVPFKCPLCDFTCCKTCWKQFLKVVKKCPKCRSDVKRQRLIQVFFWS from the exons ATGCCCAGGATCACTCTGAACGGGATCACGGTGGATTTCCCCTTCCAGCCCTACCCATGCCAGGAAGCCTACATGGCCAAGGTGCTGGAATGCCTGCAAAAG AAGGTAAATGGCATTTTGGAGAGCcccacaggcacagggaagaCCCTCTGCCTGCTGTGTTCCACCCTGGCCTGGCGGGAGCACTTCAAGGACACCATCTCAGCCCGGAAAATCGCGCAGCGGATGAATGGGGTGGAGCTCTTTCCTGACAGACCTGTGTCCTCctggggcactgctgccacagatGGAGATGTCCCAA CTTATTACACTGACattccaaaaataatttatgccTCCAGGACTCACTCCCAGCTTACACAGGTCATTAATGAGCTAAAGAACACAGTGTACAG GCCAAAGATTTGTGTGCTGGGatccagggagcagctctgcatcaATCCTGAAGTGAAGCGACAGGAGGGCAACCACATGCAG ATCTACATGTGCAGAATGAAAGTGATGGCTCGTGCTTGTCATTTCTATAACAATGTGGAAG AAAAGAGTACAGAGAAAGAACTGATTGAATCAATCATGGATATTGAAGACTTggttaaaaatggaaacaaacacaG agctTGTCCTTATTATCTCTCTCGAAGCCTGAAGCAGCAAGCAGACATTATTTTTATGCCTTACAACTATTTACTAGACTCAAAG GAGAAGTTGTGTGAGGAGTCCTCTTCTTTTGACTTGACTCCCTATGATTTGGCTTCAGCAATGGATGCAATAAATGTTGTCCTGGAGGAGCAAGCCAAAGTGGTTCAACAGAATGAAATCAATGCTGAATTCAACATGGAGTTGGCCAGTTCAG GACTGAACATGGAACTCGAAGATATAGCAAAGATCAAGA aaattcttcttcaGCTTGAAAATGCTATTGATGCAGTGGAGCTGCCAGCAAATGGTAATGGAGTCACCAAAGAGGGAAG CTACATCTTTGATCTGTTTGCAGAGGCCCAAATAACACTGCAGACCAAATCCTCCCTCTTGGAGTCACTGGAGCAGATTTTACAGTTTCTTTCAGGCC GTACTGGGATATTTGTCAATACATCTGGATTGCATAAGGTCTCAGATATTATCCAG ACAGTGTTCAGCATGGATCCCCCAGAAGGAGTCACAACAGGGTTCCTGCCACGTCAGGCAATATCTAAATATTACAAG GTACATATTCATGTGGATAATGGtaatcagaaaaagaaacaaaggacaGATCTCTGGAACTCAGCATCTTCAAAAAGACAAG GGAAGACTTTAAGCTATTGGTGTTTCAGCCCTGGGTACAGCATGCATGAGCTCGTTCGACAGGGAGTCAGGACAATCATCCTCACCAGTGGGACACTCTCCCCCCTCTCATCATTCACAATGGAAATGCAGAT cccTTTTCCTGTTTGCCTGGAGAATCCTCATGTAATTGATAAACACCAGCTCTGGGTTGGGATCATTCCAAAGGGACCTGATGGAACTGTGCTTACTTCCACCTATGAAAGAAG gtTTTCAGAGGATTATTTATCTTCTCTGGGGAAAACAATTG GTAACCTTGTGCGAGTTGTGCCACATGGGCTGCTGGTGTTCTTTCCATCGTATCCTGTCATGGATAAGAGCCTGGAATATTGGAGA GAGCATGATTTTGCCAAAAGAATAGAAGAAGTAAAGCCAATGTTTGTGGAACCCAGGAACAAAGGAAGCTTTTCAGAG GTTATTGATGCCTACTATGATAAAGTTGCCTGTCCTAAGTCCAATGGAGCTGCTTTTTTGGCAGTGTGTCGGGGCAAG GCCAGTGAAGGCTTGGACTTTGCAGACATAAATGGACGAGGAGTCATCATTACTGGGCTTCCATTTCCCCCTCGTATGGAGCCCAGAGTAATTTTAAAGATGCAATTCCTGGATGAGATGAGGAGAAGTGGTGCAGGTGCACAG TATCTGTCTGGGCGTGAGTGGTACAGTCAGCAAGCGTCCCGCGCTGTCAACCAGGCCATCGGCCGGGTCATCAGGCACCGCCAGGACTACGGGGCCATCTTCCTGTGTGACCACAG GTTCACAACTTGTGATGTCAGAGGCAAACTGCCTTCGTGGGTCCGTCCCTATGTGAACGTTTATGACAACTTCGGGTACGCGGTCAGAAGTGTCTCCTGCTTCTTCCGTGTTGCTCAAGAAATT ATGCCCCCACCCCTGCCTCAGTGCCCTCCTGGACATGCTGGTTCCCCAAGTGAAAGCAATGCAGCACCGTCTACTTCATCTGAGCAGGTCCTCTCCCTGCAAAAGGCTAAAAACCTGGATGACCATGTTCCAAgtttgaagaggaaaaggaaag TAAATGGAGATGGAGCACCCAGCCTATGTGTGGAATATGAAAAAGAGTTTGTCTCACCCCGAAGAAAATGTGTTGGGCTCTTGGATGCCTTGGAGCGCAGTGAGAAGAGCAGTGAAGATGCAGAGGAGGAAACTGATTTCCTAGGAGAGGAAAAG GCACATCGTCTGTCCACACTTTCCCTTCAGTATGAGAAGAGATTAAGAGATGagcagaaaggaggaaggaagaaaataaagctaGTCAGCAATACA CAGGAGCGGAGTGCGGAGCCGGCGGAGCCCAGGAAGGCGCGGGCCACGTTTTACATCGCCACGGTGAAGGACACCCTGAGCCAGCAGAACTACGAGCTCTTCTCCAAGGCTCTGCAGCAGTACAAGAAGACAGATGACTTCCATGCCATGCTGTCCCAGATGAGCTCCCTCTTTATAGAGGATGAAAAAAAGCACGTCTTGCTGCGAG ATTTTTACCAGTTTGTTCGACCCCAGCATAAAAAGCAGTTTGATGAAGCGTGCTGCAATCTGACTGGAGTGGGCTGTGGCTACAAACCTGAGCACAGCCTCCCACGGGAGGAGAGGGAGATCCTGGCCAAGAGAATGG aagaaaaacagagccAGCAGAAAAGTACATTCTCCGAGGCCTCATGTGCTCAGCTGAACCCTGGGCTCCACCTGAACCAGGGAGGATCCCACTTGGCAACAGGACTGAATAGTGCAG GGCAGAATGCCAGTGCAGCTCCAAGGAAAGAGGCTGAAAAGGCTCCAGGCTCCAGGAGAGAGCATCACCAGGCCCTGAGGACTGCCTACCTCAGTGATGTGCAGAGGGCTTTGGACAAAAGCAGCTACAGGCAGTTCTACGAGGCTCTGCTGGCTTACAAGAAGACGGATGATTACGGTGCGATGGTGTCGGTGATAGCAACGCTCACCACCGAGAGGCCACAGGACTTTCATCTCCTACAAA GGTTTTACATGTTCGTGCGTCCTCACCACAAAGAGCAGTTCAGAGAGCTGTGTAAGGATCTGACTGGAATGGTCTGTGGTGATGGAGAGAAGCAACTGCAACAGCTGGAGCAAAGTGAAGGGAAACCCCagagcctggagagctgcatAAAAGGAATCAGCCACATACAAG acaCAGCCCCTTCTAAGAGTGGGGCACCAGAAAAAATTCAGAGTAAGATTTCCTCCTTCTGCTTTAGCCGGAAAAGTGAACTTGAGTTGCCAAAGACTGAAGTGTCCACAGAAACCAATAATGTGAGAGCACCCACAGACTCTGAAGTTGTGCCCATCTTTCCCCTAGAGATGGAACCGGAGTGTG GAAGATTCCACTGCTCTAACTGCAAATCCGAGGATGATGTGCCTTTTAAATGCCCATTATGTGACTTCACTTGCTGCAAAACGTGCTGGAAGCAGTTCTTAAAG
- the RTEL1 gene encoding regulator of telomere elongation helicase 1 isoform X3 produces MPRITLNGITVDFPFQPYPCQEAYMAKVLECLQKKVNGILESPTGTGKTLCLLCSTLAWREHFKDTISARKIAQRMNGVELFPDRPVSSWGTAATDGDVPTYYTDIPKIIYASRTHSQLTQVINELKNTVYRPKICVLGSREQLCINPEVKRQEGNHMQIYMCRMKVMARACHFYNNVEEKSTEKELIESIMDIEDLVKNGNKHRACPYYLSRSLKQQADIIFMPYNYLLDSKSRKSHNLDLKGTVVILDEAHNVEKLCEESSSFDLTPYDLASAMDAINVVLEEQAKVVQQNEINAEFNMELASSGLNMELEDIAKIKKILLQLENAIDAVELPANGNGVTKEGSYIFDLFAEAQITLQTKSSLLESLEQILQFLSGRTGIFVNTSGLHKVSDIIQTVFSMDPPEGVTTGFLPRQAISKYYKVHIHVDNGNQKKKQRTDLWNSASSKRQGKTLSYWCFSPGYSMHELVRQGVRTIILTSGTLSPLSSFTMEMQIPFPVCLENPHVIDKHQLWVGIIPKGPDGTVLTSTYERRFSEDYLSSLGKTIGNLVRVVPHGLLVFFPSYPVMDKSLEYWREHDFAKRIEEVKPMFVEPRNKGSFSEVIDAYYDKVACPKSNGAAFLAVCRGKASEGLDFADINGRGVIITGLPFPPRMEPRVILKMQFLDEMRRSGAGAQYLSGREWYSQQASRAVNQAIGRVIRHRQDYGAIFLCDHRFTTCDVRGKLPSWVRPYVNVYDNFGYAVRSVSCFFRVAQEIMPPPLPQCPPGHAGSPSESNAAPSTSSEQVLSLQKAKNLDDHVPSLKRKRKVNGDGAPSLCVEYEKEFVSPRRKCVGLLDALERSEKSSEDAEEETDFLGEEKAHRLSTLSLQYEKRLRDEQKGGRKKIKLVSNTQERSAEPAEPRKARATFYIATVKDTLSQQNYELFSKALQQYKKTDDFHAMLSQMSSLFIEDEKKHVLLRDFYQFVRPQHKKQFDEACCNLTGVGCGYKPEHSLPREEREILAKRMEEKQSQQKSTFSEASCAQLNPGLHLNQGGSHLATGLNSAGQNASAAPRKEAEKAPGSRREHHQALRTAYLSDVQRALDKSSYRQFYEALLAYKKTDDYGAMVSVIATLTTERPQDFHLLQRFYMFVRPHHKEQFRELCKDLTGMVCGDGEKQLQQLEQSEGKPQSLESCIKGISHIQDTAPSKSGAPEKIQSKISSFCFSRKSELELPKTEVSTETNNVRAPTDSEVVPIFPLEMEPECGRFHCSNCKSEDDVPFKCPLCDFTCCKTCWKQFLKEEHPNANGRFTT; encoded by the exons ATGCCCAGGATCACTCTGAACGGGATCACGGTGGATTTCCCCTTCCAGCCCTACCCATGCCAGGAAGCCTACATGGCCAAGGTGCTGGAATGCCTGCAAAAG AAGGTAAATGGCATTTTGGAGAGCcccacaggcacagggaagaCCCTCTGCCTGCTGTGTTCCACCCTGGCCTGGCGGGAGCACTTCAAGGACACCATCTCAGCCCGGAAAATCGCGCAGCGGATGAATGGGGTGGAGCTCTTTCCTGACAGACCTGTGTCCTCctggggcactgctgccacagatGGAGATGTCCCAA CTTATTACACTGACattccaaaaataatttatgccTCCAGGACTCACTCCCAGCTTACACAGGTCATTAATGAGCTAAAGAACACAGTGTACAG GCCAAAGATTTGTGTGCTGGGatccagggagcagctctgcatcaATCCTGAAGTGAAGCGACAGGAGGGCAACCACATGCAG ATCTACATGTGCAGAATGAAAGTGATGGCTCGTGCTTGTCATTTCTATAACAATGTGGAAG AAAAGAGTACAGAGAAAGAACTGATTGAATCAATCATGGATATTGAAGACTTggttaaaaatggaaacaaacacaG agctTGTCCTTATTATCTCTCTCGAAGCCTGAAGCAGCAAGCAGACATTATTTTTATGCCTTACAACTATTTACTAGACTCAAAG AGCAGGAAATCACACAACTTGGACCTGAAGGGGACTGTGGTGATACTCGATGAAGCACACAATGTG GAGAAGTTGTGTGAGGAGTCCTCTTCTTTTGACTTGACTCCCTATGATTTGGCTTCAGCAATGGATGCAATAAATGTTGTCCTGGAGGAGCAAGCCAAAGTGGTTCAACAGAATGAAATCAATGCTGAATTCAACATGGAGTTGGCCAGTTCAG GACTGAACATGGAACTCGAAGATATAGCAAAGATCAAGA aaattcttcttcaGCTTGAAAATGCTATTGATGCAGTGGAGCTGCCAGCAAATGGTAATGGAGTCACCAAAGAGGGAAG CTACATCTTTGATCTGTTTGCAGAGGCCCAAATAACACTGCAGACCAAATCCTCCCTCTTGGAGTCACTGGAGCAGATTTTACAGTTTCTTTCAGGCC GTACTGGGATATTTGTCAATACATCTGGATTGCATAAGGTCTCAGATATTATCCAG ACAGTGTTCAGCATGGATCCCCCAGAAGGAGTCACAACAGGGTTCCTGCCACGTCAGGCAATATCTAAATATTACAAG GTACATATTCATGTGGATAATGGtaatcagaaaaagaaacaaaggacaGATCTCTGGAACTCAGCATCTTCAAAAAGACAAG GGAAGACTTTAAGCTATTGGTGTTTCAGCCCTGGGTACAGCATGCATGAGCTCGTTCGACAGGGAGTCAGGACAATCATCCTCACCAGTGGGACACTCTCCCCCCTCTCATCATTCACAATGGAAATGCAGAT cccTTTTCCTGTTTGCCTGGAGAATCCTCATGTAATTGATAAACACCAGCTCTGGGTTGGGATCATTCCAAAGGGACCTGATGGAACTGTGCTTACTTCCACCTATGAAAGAAG gtTTTCAGAGGATTATTTATCTTCTCTGGGGAAAACAATTG GTAACCTTGTGCGAGTTGTGCCACATGGGCTGCTGGTGTTCTTTCCATCGTATCCTGTCATGGATAAGAGCCTGGAATATTGGAGA GAGCATGATTTTGCCAAAAGAATAGAAGAAGTAAAGCCAATGTTTGTGGAACCCAGGAACAAAGGAAGCTTTTCAGAG GTTATTGATGCCTACTATGATAAAGTTGCCTGTCCTAAGTCCAATGGAGCTGCTTTTTTGGCAGTGTGTCGGGGCAAG GCCAGTGAAGGCTTGGACTTTGCAGACATAAATGGACGAGGAGTCATCATTACTGGGCTTCCATTTCCCCCTCGTATGGAGCCCAGAGTAATTTTAAAGATGCAATTCCTGGATGAGATGAGGAGAAGTGGTGCAGGTGCACAG TATCTGTCTGGGCGTGAGTGGTACAGTCAGCAAGCGTCCCGCGCTGTCAACCAGGCCATCGGCCGGGTCATCAGGCACCGCCAGGACTACGGGGCCATCTTCCTGTGTGACCACAG GTTCACAACTTGTGATGTCAGAGGCAAACTGCCTTCGTGGGTCCGTCCCTATGTGAACGTTTATGACAACTTCGGGTACGCGGTCAGAAGTGTCTCCTGCTTCTTCCGTGTTGCTCAAGAAATT ATGCCCCCACCCCTGCCTCAGTGCCCTCCTGGACATGCTGGTTCCCCAAGTGAAAGCAATGCAGCACCGTCTACTTCATCTGAGCAGGTCCTCTCCCTGCAAAAGGCTAAAAACCTGGATGACCATGTTCCAAgtttgaagaggaaaaggaaag TAAATGGAGATGGAGCACCCAGCCTATGTGTGGAATATGAAAAAGAGTTTGTCTCACCCCGAAGAAAATGTGTTGGGCTCTTGGATGCCTTGGAGCGCAGTGAGAAGAGCAGTGAAGATGCAGAGGAGGAAACTGATTTCCTAGGAGAGGAAAAG GCACATCGTCTGTCCACACTTTCCCTTCAGTATGAGAAGAGATTAAGAGATGagcagaaaggaggaaggaagaaaataaagctaGTCAGCAATACA CAGGAGCGGAGTGCGGAGCCGGCGGAGCCCAGGAAGGCGCGGGCCACGTTTTACATCGCCACGGTGAAGGACACCCTGAGCCAGCAGAACTACGAGCTCTTCTCCAAGGCTCTGCAGCAGTACAAGAAGACAGATGACTTCCATGCCATGCTGTCCCAGATGAGCTCCCTCTTTATAGAGGATGAAAAAAAGCACGTCTTGCTGCGAG ATTTTTACCAGTTTGTTCGACCCCAGCATAAAAAGCAGTTTGATGAAGCGTGCTGCAATCTGACTGGAGTGGGCTGTGGCTACAAACCTGAGCACAGCCTCCCACGGGAGGAGAGGGAGATCCTGGCCAAGAGAATGG aagaaaaacagagccAGCAGAAAAGTACATTCTCCGAGGCCTCATGTGCTCAGCTGAACCCTGGGCTCCACCTGAACCAGGGAGGATCCCACTTGGCAACAGGACTGAATAGTGCAG GGCAGAATGCCAGTGCAGCTCCAAGGAAAGAGGCTGAAAAGGCTCCAGGCTCCAGGAGAGAGCATCACCAGGCCCTGAGGACTGCCTACCTCAGTGATGTGCAGAGGGCTTTGGACAAAAGCAGCTACAGGCAGTTCTACGAGGCTCTGCTGGCTTACAAGAAGACGGATGATTACGGTGCGATGGTGTCGGTGATAGCAACGCTCACCACCGAGAGGCCACAGGACTTTCATCTCCTACAAA GGTTTTACATGTTCGTGCGTCCTCACCACAAAGAGCAGTTCAGAGAGCTGTGTAAGGATCTGACTGGAATGGTCTGTGGTGATGGAGAGAAGCAACTGCAACAGCTGGAGCAAAGTGAAGGGAAACCCCagagcctggagagctgcatAAAAGGAATCAGCCACATACAAG acaCAGCCCCTTCTAAGAGTGGGGCACCAGAAAAAATTCAGAGTAAGATTTCCTCCTTCTGCTTTAGCCGGAAAAGTGAACTTGAGTTGCCAAAGACTGAAGTGTCCACAGAAACCAATAATGTGAGAGCACCCACAGACTCTGAAGTTGTGCCCATCTTTCCCCTAGAGATGGAACCGGAGTGTG GAAGATTCCACTGCTCTAACTGCAAATCCGAGGATGATGTGCCTTTTAAATGCCCATTATGTGACTTCACTTGCTGCAAAACGTGCTGGAAGCAGTTCTTAAAG